In one Nicotiana sylvestris chromosome 8, ASM39365v2, whole genome shotgun sequence genomic region, the following are encoded:
- the LOC104232300 gene encoding mitogen-activated protein kinase 18 isoform X1 yields the protein MQQDHHRKKNTKEVEFFTEYGDATRYKILEVIGKGSYGVVCAAIDTHTGEKVAIKKITDIFEHTSDAIRILREIKLLRLLRHPDIVDIKRIMLPPSRRDFRDIYVVFELMESDLHHVIKANDDLTHEHHRFFLYQMLRALKYMHTANVYHRDLKPKNILANANCKLKICDLGLARVAFSDTPTTVLWTDYVATRWYRAPELCGSFFSKYTPAIDIWSIGCIFAEVLTGKPLFPGKSIVHQLDLMTDLLGTPSADTISGVRNEKARKYLNSMRKKNPVPFTEKFPDADPLVLQLLQRLLAFDPKDRPTAEEALSDPYFKGLAKIEREPSCRPISNLEFEFEKRRVTKEDIKELIYREILEYHPQLQKDYIAGNDGTNFLYPSASGQFRRQFAYLEENSGKNGPVIPLGRKHVSLPRSTVNSSTIPPKARQNFSVFDHRQVTEKAATDVRVSETVSGTTQNVSRPPHRVPTAKPGRVVGPILSYDGGIHTQNTYLAHGISPHYMFRMNPEIREKDGTEAKDTTQVRDGAAKGMVAKPTASVNVEMNTNPYYQTQEKVAQLRGQIAIDAKLLQAQTQFGVV from the exons ATGCAACAAGATCATCATCGCAAAAAg AATACCAAAGAAGTGGAGTTTTTTACAGAGTATGGAGATGCAACTAGGTATAAAATTCTGGAAGTAATAGGGAAGGGAAGTTATGGAGTTGTATGTGCTGCTATCGACACTCATACCGGAGAAAAAGTGGCAATAAAGAAAATAACTGATATTTTCGAGCACACGTCTGATGCAATTCGAATTTTGCGCGAAATTAAATTGCTTAGACTTTTAAGGCATCCTGATATCGTGGATATTAAGCGAATCATGTTACCACCTTCAAGACGAGACTTCAGAGATATTTACGTTGTTTTTGAGCTTATGGAATCTGATCTTCACCATGTCATTAAAGCTAATGATGACTTGACACATGAACACCATCGCTTTTTCCTATATCAGATGCTACGAGCACTGAAGTATATGCACACAG CAAATGTCTACCATCGAGATCTTAAGCCGAAAAACATATTGGCAAATGCAAATTGTAAACTCAAAATATGTGACCTTGGATTGGCAAGGGTTGCATTCAGTGATACTCCAACCACAGTACTTTGGACG GATTATGTTGCTACAAGGTGGTACAGGGCTCCTGAATTATGTGGATCTTTCTTTTCCAAG TATACACCTGCTATTGATATTTGGAGTATTGGCTGCATTTTCGCGGAGGTACTAACAGGAAAACCATTGTTCCCCGGAAAAAGTATTGTTCATCAGTTAGATTTGATGACTGATCTTCTTGGGACACCGTCAGCTGATACAATATCTGGG GTTCGTAATGAGAAGGCAAGAAAGTATTTGAATAGCATGCGGAAAAAGAACCCAGTTCCTTTTACTGAGAAATTTCCAGATGCAGATCCGTTGGTGCTCCAACTATTGCAGAGGTTGTTAGCATTTGATCCAAAGGACAGACCAACTGCTGAAGAG GCTTTATCCGATCCTTATTTCAAGGGACTGGCCAAGATTGAGAGGGAACCTTCTTGTCGACCAATCTCAAATCTGGAATTTGAATTTGAGAAGCGAAGGGTAACAAAGGAGGATATTAAGGAACTAATTTATCGAGAGATATTGGAATATCATCCTCAACTTCAGAAGGATTACATAGCTGGAAATGATGGCACCAACTTTCTCTATCCTAG TGCAAGTGGTCAGTTCAGAAGGCAATTTGCTTATCTTGAGGAAAATAGTGGTAAAAATGGGCCAGTTATTCCTCTTGGTAGAAAGCACGTCTCTCTCCCACG ATCTACGGTTAACTCTAGCACCATTCCCCCCAAAGCTCGGCAGAACTTCTCTGTGTTTGATCATAGGCAAGTAACAGAAAAAGCAGCTACTGATGTCAGAGTCTCAGAGACAGTCTCAGGAACTACACAAAACGTTTCACGGCCACCACATCGAGTCCCTACAG CCAAACCTGGGAGAGTTGTAGGGCCAATTTTATCATATGATGGAGGCATACATACCCAGAATACCTACCTTGCTCATGGCATTTCTCCACATTATATGTTCAGGATGAACCCTGAGATTCGAGAGAAGGATGGGACAGAAGCCAAGGACACCACACAAGTTAGAGATGGAGCTGCAAAAGGCATGGTTGCCAAACCAACAGCAAGCGTGAATGTTGAGATGAACACCAACCCATATTATCAGACACAAGAAAAAGTAGCACAGTTGCGTGGTCAAATTGCAATAGATGCAAAACTACTGCAGGCACAAACACAATTTGGTGTAGTCTGA
- the LOC104232300 gene encoding mitogen-activated protein kinase 19 isoform X2 — protein sequence MQQDHHRKKNTKEVEFFTEYGDATRYKILEVIGKGSYGVVCAAIDTHTGEKVAIKKITDIFEHTSDAIRILREIKLLRLLRHPDIVDIKRIMLPPSRRDFRDIYVVFELMESDLHHVIKANDDLTHEHHRFFLYQMLRALKYMHTANVYHRDLKPKNILANANCKLKICDLGLARVAFSDTPTTVLWTDYVATRWYRAPELCGSFFSKYTPAIDIWSIGCIFAEVLTGKPLFPGKSIVHQLDLMTDLLGTPSADTISGVRNEKARKYLNSMRKKNPVPFTEKFPDADPLVLQLLQRLLAFDPKDRPTAEEALSDPYFKGLAKIEREPSCRPISNLEFEFEKRRVTKEDIKELIYREILEYHPQLQKDYIAGNDGTNFLYPSASGQFRRQFAYLEENSGKNGPVIPLGRKHVSLPRSTVNSSTIPPKARQNFSVFDHRQVTEKAATDVRVSETVSGTTQNVSRPPHRVPTG from the exons ATGCAACAAGATCATCATCGCAAAAAg AATACCAAAGAAGTGGAGTTTTTTACAGAGTATGGAGATGCAACTAGGTATAAAATTCTGGAAGTAATAGGGAAGGGAAGTTATGGAGTTGTATGTGCTGCTATCGACACTCATACCGGAGAAAAAGTGGCAATAAAGAAAATAACTGATATTTTCGAGCACACGTCTGATGCAATTCGAATTTTGCGCGAAATTAAATTGCTTAGACTTTTAAGGCATCCTGATATCGTGGATATTAAGCGAATCATGTTACCACCTTCAAGACGAGACTTCAGAGATATTTACGTTGTTTTTGAGCTTATGGAATCTGATCTTCACCATGTCATTAAAGCTAATGATGACTTGACACATGAACACCATCGCTTTTTCCTATATCAGATGCTACGAGCACTGAAGTATATGCACACAG CAAATGTCTACCATCGAGATCTTAAGCCGAAAAACATATTGGCAAATGCAAATTGTAAACTCAAAATATGTGACCTTGGATTGGCAAGGGTTGCATTCAGTGATACTCCAACCACAGTACTTTGGACG GATTATGTTGCTACAAGGTGGTACAGGGCTCCTGAATTATGTGGATCTTTCTTTTCCAAG TATACACCTGCTATTGATATTTGGAGTATTGGCTGCATTTTCGCGGAGGTACTAACAGGAAAACCATTGTTCCCCGGAAAAAGTATTGTTCATCAGTTAGATTTGATGACTGATCTTCTTGGGACACCGTCAGCTGATACAATATCTGGG GTTCGTAATGAGAAGGCAAGAAAGTATTTGAATAGCATGCGGAAAAAGAACCCAGTTCCTTTTACTGAGAAATTTCCAGATGCAGATCCGTTGGTGCTCCAACTATTGCAGAGGTTGTTAGCATTTGATCCAAAGGACAGACCAACTGCTGAAGAG GCTTTATCCGATCCTTATTTCAAGGGACTGGCCAAGATTGAGAGGGAACCTTCTTGTCGACCAATCTCAAATCTGGAATTTGAATTTGAGAAGCGAAGGGTAACAAAGGAGGATATTAAGGAACTAATTTATCGAGAGATATTGGAATATCATCCTCAACTTCAGAAGGATTACATAGCTGGAAATGATGGCACCAACTTTCTCTATCCTAG TGCAAGTGGTCAGTTCAGAAGGCAATTTGCTTATCTTGAGGAAAATAGTGGTAAAAATGGGCCAGTTATTCCTCTTGGTAGAAAGCACGTCTCTCTCCCACG ATCTACGGTTAACTCTAGCACCATTCCCCCCAAAGCTCGGCAGAACTTCTCTGTGTTTGATCATAGGCAAGTAACAGAAAAAGCAGCTACTGATGTCAGAGTCTCAGAGACAGTCTCAGGAACTACACAAAACGTTTCACGGCCACCACATCGAGTCCCTACAG GATGA
- the LOC104232299 gene encoding uncharacterized protein — translation MDALWNLEDKWKLSTQESVAFLVCTCCLVIGVCMVTVLIKRRAANRRKGLVSQEPCMDIEWSEPKLLGLSSTTVKKVLKSSVRWSSASKWEEKRSRSHTERVSPLLVAEGQLEGDSYRWQSHNSDSPVWQRPVLLGEKCQTKSVTPLSVVGGQLEGDSCRCLDLPVWQRPMIMGDKCQTEKVSPLPVVGGQLEGDSCRSLDLPVWQRPMIIGDKCQTEKVSPLPVVGGQLEGDSCRWHSHSLDLPVWQRPMIMGDKCQTEKVSPLPVVGGQLEGRWQSHDSSLLVAGGQLEGDSARWQSHRSDSPVWQRPILKGEKCQTEKVSPLFVVGGQLEGDSFRRQSHNSDSPVWQRPILMGEKCELPRFSGLILYDERGRPVHHVDNDQFSSYQEKADVVGRTTLRDLF, via the exons ATGGATGCTTtatggaatttggaagataaatGGAAACTGTCAACTCAAGAATCTGTTGCATTTTTAGTTTGCACTTGTTGTTTAGTTATTGGTGTTTGCATGGTTACTGTTTTGATCAAAAGAAGAGCAGCAAATAGGAGAAAAGGGTTAGTAAGTCAAGAACCATGCATGGATATAGAATGGTCCGAGCCAAAGTTACTGGGGTTGAGTAGTACTACTGTGAAGAAGGTGTTGAAGAGCTCGGTAAGGTGGAGCAGCGCGAGCAAGTGGGAGGAGAAAAGAAGCAGGAGTCATACGGAGAGAGTTTCTCCGTTGCTTGTTGCTGAAGGTCAACTTGAAGGCGATTCTTATAGGTGGCAGAGCCATAATTCGGATTCGCCTGTGTGGCAAAGGCCTGTACTTTTGGGTGAAAAGTGTCAGACGAAGAGTGTTACTCCGTTATCCGTTGTTGGAGGACAACTTGAAGGCGATTCTTGCAGGTGTTTGGATTTACCTGTGTGGCAAAGGCCTATGATTATGGGTGACAAGTGTCAAACAGAGAAAGTTTCTCCTTTACCTGTTGTTGGAGGTCAACTTGAAGGCGATTCTTGCAGGAGTTTGGATTTACCTGTGTGGCAAAGGCCTATGATTATAGGTGACAAGTGTCAAACAGAGAAAGTTTCTCCTTTACCTGTTGTTGGAGGTCAACTTGAAGGCGATTCTTGCAGGTGGCATAGCCACAGTTTGGATTTACCTGTGTGGCAAAGGCCTATGATTATGGGTGACAAGTGTCAAACAGAGAAAGTTTCTCCTTTACCTGTTGTTGGAGGTCAACTTGAAGGCCGATGGCAGAGCCACGATTCTTCGTTGCTTGTTGCTGGAGGTCAACTTGAAGGTGATTCTGCTCGGTGGCAGAGCCATCGTTCAGATTCGCCTGTGTGGCAAAGGCCTATACTTAAGGGTGAAAAGTGTCAAACAGAGAAAGTGTCTCCATTGTTTGTTGTTGGAGGTCAACTTGAAGGCGATTCTTTCCGTAGGCAGAGCCACAATTCGGACTCGCCTGTGTGGCAGAGGCCTATACTTATGGGAGAAAAATGTGAGCTTCCAAGATTCAGTGGGCTAATTCTCTATGATGAAAGAGGAAGGCCAGTGCATCATGTTGACAATGACCAATTCAGCAGTTATCAG GAAAAAGCAGATGTTGTTGGGAGAACTACCCTTAGGGACTTGTTTTGA
- the LOC104232298 gene encoding trifunctional UDP-glucose 4,6-dehydratase/UDP-4-keto-6-deoxy-D-glucose 3,5-epimerase/UDP-4-keto-L-rhamnose-reductase RHM1, which translates to MSTYTPKNILITGAAGFIACHVANRLVRSYPDYKIVVLDKLDYCSNLKNLIPSRSSPNFKFVKGDIASADLVNYLLITESIDTIMHFAAQTHVDNSFGNSFEFTKNNIYGTHVLLEACKVTGQIRRFIHVSTDEVYGETDEDAVVGNHEASQLLPTNPYSATKAGAEMLVMAYGRSYGLPVITTRGNNVYGPNQFPEKLIPKFILLAMRGKTLPIHGDGCNVRSYLYCEDVAEAFEVILHKGEVGHVYNIGTTKERRVIDVAKDICKLFNMDPDKSIEFVENRPFNDQRYFLDDQKLKELGWSERTLWEEGLKKTIEWYTKNPDWWGDVSGALLPHPRMLMMPGGIERHLDGAEKYDSGSSEFSAKSNETKTVAPAPKSSNVPQKSPFKFLIYGRTGWIGGLLGKLCEKQGIPYEYGKGRLEDRSKLLADINAVKPTHVFNAAGVTGRPNVDWCESHKPETIRTNVAGTLNLADICREHGLLMMNFATGCIFEYDAKHPEGSGIGFKEEDTPNFAGSFYSKTKAMVEELLKEYDNVCTLRVRMPISSDLNNPRNFITKISRYNKVVNIPNSMTILDELLPISIEMAKRNLKGIWNFTNPGVVSHNEILEMYKKYINPEFTWANFTLEEQAKVIVAARSNNEMDASKLKKEFPELLPIKESLIKYVFEPNKKTSA; encoded by the exons ATGTCAACATACACCCCTAAGAATATACTCATTACTGGAGCTGCCGGATTTATTGCATGTCATGTAGCCAACAGGCTTGTCCGGAGCTACCCTGACTACAAGATCGTTGTGCTTGACAAACTTGATTATTGTTCAAACTTGAAGAACCTTATTCCTTCCCGATCTTCCCCTAATTTCAAGTTTGTTAAGGGGGACATTGCCAGTGCAGATCTTGTTAACTACCTTCTCATCACTGAGTCCATTGACACTATAATGCACTTTGCTGCTCAAACCCATGTTGATAACTCTTTCGGTAATAGCTTTGAATTCACTAAGAACAACATCTACGGTACCCACGTACTATTAGAGGCCTGCAAAGTTACTGGTCAGATCAGAAGGTTTATTCATGTCAGTACAGATGAGGTTTATGGTGAGACTGATGAGGATGCTGTTGTCGGAAACCACGAAGCCTCACAACTCCTTCCCACTAACCCATATTCGGCCACAAAAGCTGGGGCTGAAATGCTTGTTATGGCTTACGGTAGATCATACGGTTTACCTGTTATAACCACTAGGGGGAACAATGTATATGGTCCTAACCAATTCCCCGAGAAACTAATCCCGAAATTTATACTTTTAGCCATGAGGGGGAAGACTCTTCCTATTCATGGAGATGGTTGTAACGTTCGTAGTTATCTTTACTGTGAGGATGTTGCTGAGGCTTTTGAAGTCATTCTACACAAGGGGGAGGTAGGTCATGTTTATAACATTGGAACTACAAAAGAGAGAAGAGTGATCGATGTTGCCAAAGATATATGCAAACTCTTTAACATGGATCCAGACAAAAGCATTGAGTTTGTTGAGAACAGACCATTTAACGACCAGAGGTACTTTCTGGATGATCAGAAGTTGAAAGAGTTGGGTTGGTCAGAGAGGACCTTGTGGGAAGAGGGTCTGAAAAAGACTATTGAATGGTATACCAAAAACCCCGATTGGTGGGGGGATGTCTCTGGAGCATTGCTTCCCCATCCTAGAATGCTGATGATGCCCGGTGGAATAGAAAGACATTTGGATGGAGCCGAGAAATATGATTCAGGATCTTCTGAATTCTCAGCAAAGTCCAATGAAACCAAAACGGTAGCTCCAGCTCCAAAGAGCAGCAACGTGCCTCAGAAATCCCCTTTTAAGTTTTTGATCTATGGTAGGACTGGGTGGATTGGCGGTTTGCTAGGGAAATTGTGTGAGAAACAGGGGATTCCTTATGAGTATGGCAAGGGACGTTTGGAGGATCGTTCAAAGCTTTTGGCAGACATTAATGCTGTCAAGCCGACACATGTATTCAATGCTGCTGGTGTCACTGGTAGACCCAATGTTGATTGGTGTGAGAGTCATAAACCAGAAACGATTCGTACAAATGTTGCCGGTACTCTTAACTTGGCAGATATTTGCAGAGAGCACGGTCTCCTGATGATGAATTTCGCCACTGGTTGCATATTTGAGTATGATGCTAAGCACCCAGAGGGTTCCGGTATTGGGTTCAAGGAGGAAGATACACCCAATTTCGCTGGTTCTTTCTATTCAAAGACCAAGGCCATG GTTGAAGAGCTTTTGAAAGAATATGACAACGTTTGCACACTCAGAGTTCGCATGCCAATATCTTCAGATCTCAACAACCCTCGCAATTTCATTACCAAGATTAGCCGCTACAATAAGGTGGTCAATATTCCTAACAGTATGACCATACTAGATGAGCTTCTTCCGATCTCAATTGAGATGGCAAAGCGTAACCTCAAGGGCATATGGAATTTCACGAACCCCGGTGTTGTGAGCCATAATGAAATCTTGGAAATGTACAAGAAATATATCAATCCAGAATTTACTTGGGCCAACTTCACATTGGAAGAGCAGGCCAAGGTAATTGTTGCAGCTCGCAGTAACAACGAGATGGATGCATCCAAGTTGAAGAAAGAGTTCCCTGAGTTGCTACCGATCAAAGAGTCGCTGATCAAGTATGTGTTTGAACCAAACAAGAAAACCTCTGCATAA